A stretch of Lathyrus oleraceus cultivar Zhongwan6 chromosome 6, CAAS_Psat_ZW6_1.0, whole genome shotgun sequence DNA encodes these proteins:
- the LOC127093737 gene encoding uncharacterized protein LOC127093737, whose amino-acid sequence MGGSKASSTSEVGNGLPRCGCNETMKLLVSKSIENPGRKFWKCRNYMNGCGLFLWDDLVSEFAVKETNPSGCRQCEVNKAYLIEFAKEIVEEIDCRVGKLNKLEKLKKKIAMEKRKNLWLMFVIGLSWMLIAAMVKLV is encoded by the exons ATGGGTGGCAGCAAGGCATCTTCCACGAGTGAAGTTGGAAACGGCTTACCAAGATGTGGATGCAATGAAACCATGAAGTTGTTGGTCTCCAAGTCAATTGAAAACCCCGGTCGCAAATTTTGGAAATGCAGGAATTATATG AATGGGTGCGGTTTATTTTTGTGGGATGATTTGGTCAGTGAGTTTGCAGTGAAAGAAACCAATCCGTCCGGATGCCGCCAATGTGAAGTCAACAAGGcttatttgattgaatttgcTAAAGAGATTGTTGAGGAGATAGATTGCAGAGTCGGAAAGCTTAACAAGTTAGAAAAACTGAAGAAAAAGATTGCAATGGAAAAGAGGAAAAATTTATGGTTAATGTTTGTAATTGGTCTGTCATGGATGTTGATAGCAGCTATGGTTAAGTTAGTCTAA